A stretch of the Drosophila sulfurigaster albostrigata strain 15112-1811.04 chromosome 2L, ASM2355843v2, whole genome shotgun sequence genome encodes the following:
- the LOC133850169 gene encoding parkin coregulated gene protein homolog, whose product MDVKKCPDLHERAKRIHEPGRVCRELLYLRSKRAKREVPAFTFQALQKGTVVKPPTKIDIFKRQPVKETVFKIYFMRGDIPVALSGRSNKQDPTKDRPLRWHCTPEELDYCYYLPIFLDGLADVDSDTRLLAVNAAVDLIMRQPHKVLPVLPKLILPLKRAFQTRDKGIIISALQVLQLMVRLGPCVGQALVPFYRQLLAVCNLYKNVNVNLGEGIDPDRSKRIGDVIEDTLKLLEFCGGPNAFINIKYMVPTYESSVFPRCQNLDEGTKH is encoded by the exons ATGGATGTCAAGAAGTGCCCGGATCTACACGAACGTGCCAAGCGCATTCATGAGCCTGGTCGGGTCTGTCGAGAGCTGCTCTACTTGCGCTCGAAGCGG GCCAAGCGTGAGGTGCCAGCCTTTACATTTCAGGCTCTGCAGAAGGGCACCGTAGTGAAGCCTCCCACAAA AATTGATATATTCAAGCGTCAGCCCGTCAAGGAGACTGTCTTTAAGATATACTTTATGCGTGGCGACATCCCTGTTGCCCTCTCAGGTCGCAGCAACAAACAGGATCCCACCAAGGATCGTCCGTTGCGTTGGCACTGCACGCCCGAGGAGCTCGACTATTGCTACTATCTGCCCATCTTCCTCGACGGACTGGCCGACGTAGACAGCGATACACGGCTGCTGGCAGTTAATGCAGCTGTCGATCTGATCATGCGGCAACCGCATAAGGTTCTTCCGGTGCTTCCCAAGCTCATACTTCCGCTCAAACGCGCTTTTCAGACTCGGGACAAGGGCATCATCATCTCTGCTCTGCAAGTGCTGCAGCTGATGGTCCGCTTGG GACCTTGTGTGGGGCAGGCCCTAGTTCCTTTCTATCGCCAACTGCTGGCCGTGTGCAATCTGTACAAGAACGTCAATGTGAACCTGGGCGAGGGCATCGATCCCGATCGCAGCAAGCGCATTGGCGATGTCATTGAGGATACACTGAAGCTACTGGAGTTCTGCGGAGGCCCTAATGCCTTTATCAACATCAAGTACATGGTGCCCACATACGAAAGCAGCGTCTTTCCCCGCTGTCAAAATCTCGATGAGGGCACCAAGCATTGA
- the LOC133850276 gene encoding uncharacterized protein LOC133850276 has protein sequence MQRLPGFKLHSQTDSSSIKAMKLLNCSFSVVFKSKMGKSCETMLLALLLLASYAIIYMHFWKPRCIKPFVEIGSSCYFFSTNKAPTYEYYKVSYKGRIYSVPAMLDWLHAGFACEAIDSNARLVSIESAEVMRNLANFMLHSAHANTHPHFWSGGHRGNLAAKVFDHLSMKNFYWHNELHPMNYTNFLQHDPDGGSKRYPNGYCVYLDFLKSDLVMRSANCKHQMAFVCELPWQR, from the exons ATGCAACGTTTGCCCGGTTTTAAATTACACTCTCAAACTGATTCGAGTTCTATAAAAGCGATGAAACTGCTTAATTGCAGTTTTAGTGTTGTGTTCAAGTCGAAGATGGGAAAGTCCTGCGAGACTATGTTGCTAGCCCTTTTACTTCTGGCCAGCTATGCCATCATCTATATGCATTTCTGGAAAC CTCGTTGCATTAAACCCTTTGTTGAGATTGGAAGTAGCTGCTACTTTTTCTCTACCAACAAGGCA CCCACCTATGAGTACTATAAGGTGTCTTACAAGGGTCGCATATATAGTGTGCCAGCCATG CTTGACTGGTTGCACGCGGGATTCGCATGCGAGGCAATAGATTCCAATGCCCGATTGGTGAGCATCGAATCCGCTGAGGTGATGCGCAACCTGGCCAACTTTATGCTCCACTCTGCCCATGCCAACACTCATCCGCACTTCTGGAGTGGCGGACATCGTGGTAATCTGGCTGCCAAGGTATTCGACCATCTCAGCATGAAGAACTTTTACTGGCACAACGAACTCCATCCCATGAACTACACCAACTTTCTTCAGCATGATCCAGATGGCGGAAGCAAACGTTACCCGAATGGATACTGTGTTTACCTCGACTTCTTGAAATCCGATCTGGTTATGCGATCAGCTAATTGTAAACATCAAATGGCCTTTGTCTGCGAGTTGCCCTGGCAACGATGA
- the LOC133840415 gene encoding uncharacterized protein LOC133840415, whose translation MNRKKIVGCLTLLLCGLQICNSFSYEKVGEGYYFIGIGQTDENIFDYFDARRSCWQNDGELVSVETAEEMMLLQIYVSSKGYPNGSIFSTSGHSYNSEYPFKWHALGESLTYKKWLAGDAPPLDCNLSLQLIDSELYMIRTWGYNKYYICEKTTFWDYTQACFRQSGTIIISMSIFFLLLFILTKLIMKIIMISHYRAQYHKLKASEKSNVDIA comes from the exons atgaatcgCAAAAAGATTGTTGGCTGCTTAACCCTTCTATTATGTGGATTACAAATATGCAATTCCTTTAGCTATGAGAAGGTGGGCGAAGGTTATTATTTCATAGGCATTGGTCAAACT GATGAAAACATTTTCGATTACTTCGATGCGCGCAGAAGTTGTTGGCAAAACGATGGAGAATTGGTCTCTGTGGAGACGGCCGAGGAAATGATGCTCTTGCAGATCTACGTATCGTCGAAAGGGTATCCGAATGGTAGTATCTTTTCCACATCGGGTCACAGTTACAATAGCGAGTATCCCTTCAAATGGCATGCTCTGGGTGAGAGTTTAACCTATAAAAAGTGGCTGGCAGGCGATGCGCCTCCTCTCGATTGTAATTTGAGTCTACAACTGATAGATTCGGAATTATATATGATCCGAACGTGGGgctataataaatactatatatgtgaAAAGACAACCTTTTGGGATTATACGCAGGCCTGTTTTCGTCAGTCCGGAacgattattattagtatGTCAATATTCTTTCTTCTACTGTTTATATTAACGAAActtataatgaaaattataatgatCTCACATTATCGTGCGCAATATCATAAGTTAAAAGCCAGCGAGAAAAGTAATGTGGATATTGCTTAG
- the LOC133839083 gene encoding uncharacterized protein LOC133839083 has product MLRMLTMPGSWQRLGGRLGQICLGVGLLLQLAAAMRCKVPYEKVQQNYCYYIADEDPLPSSFSNFCYQDKRTSRVCLESEDEMHVLANYLYESGFQNGTQFWSAGHRWPGDLQFYWNYFGRARAINYTNWLEDEPTPRMGLNCMLLTLQSGQLYMSSASCHAHAVDICEQLLVNEPTVMH; this is encoded by the exons ATGCTGAGAATGCTGACAATGCCAGGCAGCTGGCAGCGCTTGGGAGGCCGCTTGGGGCAGATCTGCCTTGGAGTTGgactgctgttgcaactggcGGCCGCGATGCGTTGCAAGGTGCCCTACGAAAAGGTGCAACAGAATTATTGTTACTACATTGCAGACGAAGATCCCTTG CCAAGTTCGTTTAGCAACTTTTGCTACCAGGACAAGCGCACGTCACGCGTGTGCCTCGAGAGCGAGGACGAGATGCACGTCTTGGCCAATTATCTATACGAGAGCGGCTTCCAGAACGGCACGCAATTCTGGAGCGCCGGACATCGTTGGCCCGGCGATTTGCAGTTCTATTGGAATTACTTTGGACGCGCCCGAGCCATTAACTACACCAACTGGCTGGAGGATGAGCCGACGCCCCGCATGGGACTCAACTGCATGCTGCTCACGCTGCAGTCCGGGCAGCTCTACATGAGCAGCGCCtcctgccacgcccacgcagTCGACATATGCGAGCAGCTGCTCGTCAACGAGCCTACAGTGATGCACTGA